The Scyliorhinus canicula chromosome 17, sScyCan1.1, whole genome shotgun sequence DNA window TATTTAACAGCATACTCATTGCACAGGTAGAATAATCCTCTGGTTAAAATTATGCTTCAAGAGTCACGTTTAAGTGATTCATGATTTAATGTATTCTGTAGTGCTGCTTGTAGCATTGATTTCCCACGCTTAAGTATAGTGCCTGCTTTCACTTACATAGATTTCAGTTTGCTGAGGTCTGAAGTTCCACTGCAGACTGGCATGGACGTCAGCATTGAAAGTTATTTTAATGATTCGATCCTTCACAGGCTGCATGGTCTCTATCTGATCTACATTATGACCAGCTACTGCAGTCCCTCCGAGTCCTGTAGCCTGAAAGAAGACAATCAGTACTGAATACGAGACTAGAAGTGTACTTGATAAATTCAGGACAACATGACACTTGATGTTTTAGGCCACATGGTTGACTGAACAATGATCTGCCATGATACTTTctaaaacatgaaggctaccatttttttgtttcagcacccaaaatgaaatgaaaatcgcttattgtcacaagtagccttcaaatgaagctactgtgaaaagcccctagtcgccacattctggcacctgttcggggaggctggtacgggaattgaaccgtgctgctggcctgccttggtctgctttcaaagccagcgatttagccctgtgctaaactgcccCAGTTATACATGCATCCATTGCAACCTTTAAACTACCAGGAAATTCCCATGGAATCGTATTTACGAATGAGGgggaccatattgttggagaggacagtgtgaaacagactggtaagctcgaggagatacttgttaggaaggaagatgtgttgggcattttgaaaaactggagTATAGAcatgtcccccgggcctgatggaatatatccaaggattctatgggaagcgagagatgaaattgcagagccgttggcaatgatcttttcgtctttTCGTCCTGTCAACAGGGGCGGTACcaagggattggagagtggcgaatgccgtgtccctgtttaaaaaagggaatagggataaccctgggaattacaggccagttagtcttacttcgggggtactgagggataggatttctgagcatctggaaagacactgcttgattagggatagtcagcacggatttgtgaggggtaggtcttgcctcacaagtcttactgaattctttgaggaggtgaccaagcacgtggatgaaggtaaagcagtggatgtagtgtacatggattttagtaaggcgtttgataaggttccccatggtagatttatgcagaaagtaaggaggcatgggatacagggaaatttggtcagttggataacgaactggctaaccgatagaagtcagagtggtggtggatggcaaacattcagcctggagcccagttaccagtgatgtaccgcagggatcagttctgggtcctctgctgtttgtaattttcattaatgacttggatgagggatttaaagggtgggttagtaaatttgcagacgatacgaagattggtggtgttgtggatagtgagcAGGGCTGTTGTTGGTTGCAAAGAGACATCgataggatacagagctgggctgagaagtggcagatggagtttaaccccgaGAAGTGAGAGgtagtccattttggaaggacaaatatgaatgcggaatacagggttaatggtaggattcttggcaatgtggaggagcagagagatcttgggggtctatgttcatagatcattgaaagttgccactcaagtggatagagctgtgaagaaggcctatggtgtgttagcgttcattagcagagggattgaatttaagagccgtgaggtgatgatgcagctgtacaaaaccttggtaaggcaacATTTGAagtacagtgtgcagttctggtcgcctcattttaggaatgatgtggaagctttggaaaaggtgcaaaggagatttaccaggatgctgcctggaatggagagtcggtattacgaggaaaggttgagggtgcaaggccttttctcattagaacggagaaggatgaggggcgacttgatagaggtttataagatgatcaggggaatagatagagtagacagtcagagactttttccctgggtggaacaaaccattacaaggggacataaatttaaggtgaatgggagaagatataggggggatgtcagaggtagattctttacccagagactggtgggggcatggaatgcactgcctgtggaagtagttgagtcggaaacattagggaccttcaagcggctattggataggtacatggattacggtcgaatgatggggtgtagattaatttattcttaatctcggacaaaggttcggcacaacatcgtgggccgatgggtctgttctgtgctgtatttttctatgttctatgaatcattGTGTTGGGACTTCTGTATGGTTCCGAAgcgcagaatgtggtgactagagggttttcacagtaacttcattgaagccaacttgtgacaataaacgattgttattattattattactacatccAGTCTCTGATTATTTGGACCACTATACTTGTGAGTTACTACCTCAAACCATGGTTCCTACTTTAACCTTACTTAAATTTAAGCTTACTTTAACCAGCATTATAAATTCTACTTAATTCTGGTCAGATCAAGGCATAAATGTTTGTCCTACTTTAACTTTCACTAGTGCTGATATAGAATTCCCAAGATAAACATTTTGTTAAAAGAGATGCatttatagggcagcatggtggcgcagtgggttagccctgctgcctcacggcgccgaggtcccaggttcgatcctgactctgggtcactgtccgtgtggagtttgcacattctccccgtgtttgcgtgggtttcgcccccacaaccctaaatgTGCAGTCtagctggattggtcatgctaaatggccccttaattggaaaaaatgaattgggtactctaaataaaaaaaataaaataagagaTGCATTTATGCAACATCTCGCATCTTCacaacatctcaaagtgcttcagaCAATACATTACCACTAGAATAGAATGCACTGTATCTAATGATTAGCGGTAAGATGCCAATTTGTCTTGGCTGTGGGAAGAATTCTGTCCTGGTCTCCAGACAAATTGCTGCCTTAGAATCAGATTTAGATCTTGTTTTCTTGTGAATAATATACTCATTTTCCGTGGTAATTTTCACTACTTAGCTTTTACTTTTTCTGTCTTTAGATGAAGGTGGACATGGAAGGTGTACACAATGGCTTtcacataattttttttaaaaatgtacatgcAGAAatgtacgcaaagagtggtgaggccgtggaatgccctacctgcaacagtagtgaactcgccaacattgagggcatttaaaagtttattggataagcatatggatgataagggcatagtgtaggttagatggcctttagtttttttccatgtcggtgcaacatcgagggccgaagggcctgtactgcgctgtatcgttctatgttctatgcagctatattctccccctcccaactctgcaTCTGACAATTTGTACAATTGTGGATTAGTTTCTGCTGGTTCAAGAATCTAAGACCTGGAATATGTGACTTCGCAATTACACATGCTGTTTGACATTTTTGGGACGGGACAATGTTTGCACTGGTGATTTGCATATAGTTACTTTTGGCTCAGTAAAGTAGATTTCTTTTTACATTTGTTAATGTTGGGTTATTTGTTAACATGGTAACCAGGCACAAACACGAGATTTTTCTGACCTGGCAATAAAGTCTGTAAAGCGGTACAGCAGCATACGACATGCCAATCATGCCAATCGCTGTTGCCGCTATATACGTGAGCACAGTTTTATTCTTCTTTCTCCATGCTTCCTCCTGGTTCCGAGTGAACGGATTATGGCGTTTCATGccccgcaatggctgctgagaagTCAAATCTTTCAGTTTCTCAGGAGTAAACCGATTAAATGCTGAATACAGTCTTGGTAAACTAAACTGTTGCAGCCTTCGTGCACAGGCATTACAGGAAGACACCATGTACAGTTTTGAGGTGCTTGCCCAACAGGACCAAAGCATGCTGATGGTTAGCCAGACCACGGTGCTAGTAAGTAATGTCTTCTTCCTTCGGTGTAAATAACAAACAGTAGTCTTCCTGCAACATCTGAAAATCAATGCCAAAATATTATATTTTTTTCCTTGTCCTGGTGGGTGCATTACACAAGTCAATCATAATCTATAGTAATCCTACAATGTTTGCAAATTGAGATGCAATTCAGTATTAACAAATTATTTTTAAGTGGAGTTAAATAATATCTTGAATGGTATAAATCTGGCAGAAACAAGTGGAAACTTGACTTACCACATTCCCTAACAAGTGTCTTCTTTTTATTGCTAAAAATGTAGTTTGCCATAATTGGATTTCAATCAGCCACATGAGTCCAGGTTAATATACTGGACAGcactgtatttatatagcaccttaatAAGCCCCAGGTCACTCCAAAGCACTCTACaactatttttattattttttcatgGAACATGGGCCTTGTTGGCTGGGCCAATATTTTTTATTGCCTttccctaatttcctttgagaaggttgtggtgagccgccttctgcAGTCCACATGATGTGAGGATACCCATAGCGCTGTCAGGGAGAGacgtttgacccagtgacaatgaaggaatggtgatatagttccaagtcaggatgttgaatGACTTGGAAGAGAACTTGCAGGTAGTGTTGTTCACATGTATCTGCTgttttgtctttctagatggtggtggttgcaagtgctttggtgagttgctgcaatgcaccttgtagatggtacacactgttgccactgttgaatggagtgaatgtttattgtggtggatggggtgccaatcagtgGTTGCTTTGCCATGGATGGTGTTGAGTATCTTgaatgttggagttgcactcagcctagcaagtggggagtattccgtcacactcctgacttatgccttgtagatggtagacagacttgagagtcaggaggcgagttacactCGCAGAGTTCCCagactctgatctgctcttgcagccacagtatttatatgacaaggcacgtttctggtcaatggtaacccctcagGATGTTGTAGTGGGGCATTcatgaatgccattgaatgtcaagagagatttcatagaatttacagtgcttgcatcctctctaataataataatctttattgtcacaagtaggcttacattaacactgcaatgaagttactgtgaagaacccctagtcaccacattccagtgtctgttcgggtacagggggggagaattcagaatgtccaacttacctgccgggaaccgaatctgggaccctggcactgtgaagcaacagtgctaaccactatgttgtccaggtcttgttgcatttggatatggactgcatcAGCTtgtgaggagtcgcaaatggtgctgaatgttgtgcaatcatcagtgaacatccccacatctgaccttatgatggagggaaggtcattaatgaagcacctgaagatggttaggccgaggacactagcccaaggaactcctgcagtgatgtagaGAATGAGATGagattgaccttcaacaaccacaatcatcttcctttgtgccaggaataTTTACAACCACCACTACATTAGTGGTGTAATGTAGGCAAGTTCCGacagcaatgcgataatgactTGAGgatctatttttgtgatgttgattgtggggtaaatattgtgatgttgattgtggggtaaatattgtgatgttgattgtggggtaaACATTATAATAAtcagttattgtcacaagtagacttcaatgaagttactgtgaaaagcccctagtcgccacatgccagcgcctgttcggggaggccggtacaggaatgaacctacgctgctggccctgttctgcattacaagccagctgtttaacctactgtgctaaaccagcccaaatacttgctgttcttcaaaatagtgccttgggactttttacatccacctgaaatggcagcagGAACCTCCATTTAACGTCTCATCCGGAAAACCAAGGGAATGCTGCACCCGTGCATCCAATCTGGAGGTGGGCCTGTCTAACCCAACATTAGAACGAGAAAGAGACACTATTTCTCCACCACTTCCAAAGTTCAGGATTTAATTTCCGATTTTGTTCCAATGCATTCAAGTGATGTGGGCTTCGCCGGctataggccagcatttattgcccacccccgattattgcccttgagaaggtagtgggtggtgagctgccttcttaaagcgCCAAACGGGGGCTGCGAATGCACTGCAAAAACCCAACTTACTACAGCTCTGCTGGCCGCATCGTGAATATTTCAGCCCCTGTCCTACCTCGCTGGGGTGCCAGTGTCCAGCACAGAGTCCCGGCTGCCACGTCCTTTCACTCGGTATCACAGCCAGTACTTCTCCACGTTATTCAGACGGAGGGCACAGGAAACAAGGCCCAGCGGCACTGCAGCAAGTGTGCAGCCCGCCCATCTCCAAGGCCCCGGCTCTCTGAATTGAACATGTAATCCGTTTCAAGTCTGTGGGGGAGAAATACATACCGGAAACAAGTCACCTCCCCCGGCAGGTAGACTCCATCTAAGGTGAACTCTTCATAATCTAATCACTCCCACGGTCTCTGGAGCCGCGCTGCACTACATTACccagcaggcagttggtggcaggCGCATGCGCACGGCCGGAACGCGGTCACGTGAGGCGGCGTGGGAGGCCGGGAGAAACTACAGTTCCCAGGGGCGCCTCGCGGCagtccggcacatgcgcggagccGGCTGCCATTGTGTGGTTGAGGAGGAGCGGAGTGAAGATGCGCAGGTAAGGCATGGAGATCGAGCGGGTGGAGGGTATCAGTGGATTTTATCCATCACAGGCGGATTGGTAATGGAGCAGGGTTTCCGCAGGGTCAAAGCAGGTTATTAATTCCGCTCCCGCCCGCGCAAGATTTATCATGACTGGGAGCTGTCTTGGAACAGAGGCTACAGCGGGAGATGGCTgcctggagagggagagagaggtttgtgggTAGTTAAGGAGCAGCAATAAAACAAAACACTGCTGTTCCACAGAGCTGCTCACATCTCATGCTATTCATCTGTAACCTCCTGCTTAAATGGAACCTGCATATGTATTTAATACAATAAAACCTGCCCCAAGGCATTGTTTCCTCGGAAGATGTCTGGTGTAATAATATATGTGTGTGTACGACGTATACAGATTAAACTGCCGAGTCTTACCTCTTCCTAGCCATAATTCGTGTCAAATTGTTCGGTGATTGTCACAATTTTCTCATCAAAGCATTTTGTTATCTCCCAATTGATCCTGGCCATTCTGTTCAAAAGGATGAAATCACTTTTCAGGTTGGGCACCTTAAAATAGTTCCTGTCAGTCTCCTGCAACCTGGAAATGAAGATTAAGTAATGTAATTGGGAATCTGTTGTGTTTGTTTGTCAGCTGTACAGCAGTGTGCAGCTTTGagctttctttgttttgttttttgggcGCAGCATGCTATCATTGTATGATTTAGCAGAATCACCAATATAGAAGGTTCACTTGGGAGAGTAGCAacagaatatatatatatgtattttttttaagggCCTACAGGTATTTAATCATTTTTtccccttgggcagcacggtagcacagtggttagcacaaatgcttcacagctcaatattcccggcttgggtcagtgtctgtgtggagtctgcacgttctccccgtgtgtgcgtgggtttcctccgggtgctccggtttcctcccacagtccaaaggtgtgcaggttaggtggattggccacgctaaattgcccttagggttcaaattgtccttagtgttaggtgtggttactggttatggggatagggtgaaggtatgggctttggtagggtgctctttccaagatgggctgaatagcctcctgcactgtaaatcctatgaaatctctttgggaattcaatcagaggggatggaggctagggcggttgatgctcctcctgtaggatgtggatggtgagggataccactggtgtccctgctgactacactagcgggaagtgcacccaactccagctcctcggagaCCGCGTtatggaactggagctggatgaacttcggatcatctgggaggcagagggggtgatagagaagagttacagggaggtagccacacccaaggtacaggacaagagtagctggggtacagtcaggggaaggaaaaggaacgggcagacagtgcagggatccctcgtggctgttTCCCTTCAaagcaagtataccattttggatgctgttggggggaatgACCTGCCGGGgcaaggccctagcggccaggtctctggcactgagcatggctctgtggctcagaagggaaggggggagaatagaaaagcaatattgattggagactcaatggttaggggaacggaTAGGAGATCCTGTGGTCGTGAACGAGACTCCTataaggtatgttgcctcctgtgtgccagggatgtctctgatcgagtctacaggattgttaaggggagggggagca harbors:
- the LOC119951405 gene encoding cytochrome c oxidase assembly protein COX11, mitochondrial, which encodes MLWSCWASTSKLYMVSSCNACARRLQQFSLPRLYSAFNRFTPEKLKDLTSQQPLRGMKRHNPFTRNQEEAWRKKNKTVLTYIAATAIGMIGMSYAAVPLYRLYCQATGLGGTAVAGHNVDQIETMQPVKDRIIKITFNADVHASLQWNFRPQQTEIYVVPGETALAFYKAKNPTDKPVIGISTYNVVPFDAGQYFNKIQCFCFEEQRLNPHEEVDMPVFFYIDPEFAEDPGMARVDTITLSYTFFEAKDGQKLPLPGYN